A section of the Methanocaldococcus sp. FS406-22 genome encodes:
- the csm3 gene encoding type III-A CRISPR-associated RAMP protein Csm3: MEDNILTLKGKVILEGVIELKTGMHIGGTKETLKIGGTDNPVIRDAFGNILIPGSSLKGKIRALLEKKDGKYKTDVRGNNLPCNCGECEICKIFGPHDSKAIQEPVRIMVRDAYLQPEGEKKPHDYLEIKVENTIDRVKGTTIKGGIRNMERVVAGSKFKFEIVFNVYKKDDIKLIKKFIEGMRLLEDDYLGGSGSRGYGKIEFKDLKIINKPKEYYEMKIKDVKLESASNLDDLMAKLEEIWSY; this comes from the coding sequence ATGGAAGATAACATCTTAACTTTAAAAGGAAAAGTTATATTAGAAGGAGTTATTGAATTAAAAACTGGGATGCATATTGGAGGAACAAAAGAGACATTAAAAATTGGAGGAACTGACAACCCTGTTATTAGAGATGCATTTGGAAATATATTAATCCCTGGAAGTTCTTTAAAGGGAAAAATTAGGGCCTTATTAGAAAAAAAGGATGGAAAATATAAGACAGATGTTAGAGGAAATAATTTGCCATGCAATTGCGGGGAGTGTGAAATCTGCAAAATCTTCGGGCCTCATGATTCAAAAGCTATTCAAGAGCCAGTTAGGATTATGGTTAGAGATGCCTATTTACAACCAGAAGGTGAAAAGAAACCTCATGATTACTTAGAAATTAAAGTAGAGAACACAATAGATAGAGTCAAGGGAACCACTATAAAAGGTGGAATTAGAAACATGGAGAGAGTAGTTGCAGGAAGTAAATTTAAATTTGAGATTGTTTTTAACGTCTATAAAAAAGACGATATAAAATTAATTAAAAAATTTATTGAAGGTATGAGATTATTAGAAGACGATTATTTGGGTGGCTCTGGAAGTAGAGGTTATGGAAAAATTGAATTTAAGGATTTAAAGATAATAAATAAGCCAAAAGAGTACTATGAGATGAAAATAAAAGATGTAAAATTAGAATCTGCCAGTAACTTAGATGATTTGATGGCCAAATTAGAGGAGATTTGGAGCTATTAG